A genome region from Sceloporus undulatus isolate JIND9_A2432 ecotype Alabama chromosome 1, SceUnd_v1.1, whole genome shotgun sequence includes the following:
- the LOC121936108 gene encoding arginine-hydroxylase NDUFAF5, mitochondrial-like — translation MFEIMDDLQGMGESNCSWNRKPMLHRATMLAAAAVYREMYGNKDGTVPATFQIYYMIGWKFHESQARPAQRGSATMSFGDLRKINEFIPGGGKL, via the exons ATGTTTGAAATAATGGACGACCTGCAAG GTATGGGAGAAAGTAATTGCTCTTGGAATAGAAAACCTATGCTACACAGAGCAACCATGCTGGCAGCAGCGGCAGTATATAGGG AAATGTATGGAAACAAAGATGGAACAGTACCTGCAACTTTCCAAATCTACTACATGATAGGTTGGAAATTTCATGAATCTCAG GCAAGACCAGCACAAAGAGGATCTGCAACTATGTCATTCGGTGAtttgagaaaaataaatgaatttattcCAGGAGGGGGGAAACTTTAA